The following proteins are encoded in a genomic region of Populus trichocarpa isolate Nisqually-1 chromosome 13, P.trichocarpa_v4.1, whole genome shotgun sequence:
- the LOC7465204 gene encoding uncharacterized protein LOC7465204 isoform X3, translating to MATETAPSHQTPTSDHESIENKVTEEVKPVEPETVSLAGKPEEEDLQPNELASQPTLLDKSEAVEDKEVEPPAVVVKKIDGVPAINVPVDDKKELEKDSISDSHTPSVPALVADVVNGEPVAPAIHSVLKEAEEQQLSTSVEELLQEKPKMVDVPVSLDEAIAKTEEPSKVLPIKESEPIEAKDSEDSAVSKEVDKVESIIPEVEVKLEEQSEVGKQVEEPKTEAATKQPKEPLEVLPVKSEAVAVKDSEDSQLVSKEDDKPESEEQSEVIKVEPKEKSVEVIAETQEPVEALPTKELEAVQVKDIDDSQELFKEADKVGTIVPELREVKLESEVTEHVEKTDEQSVEAIKETQDSSEVHPIKESEAVPLKDIDDLVAVPGVDKPQPVIPEADKPEPVVLEVEVKQEEQSEVTQQIEKPESVVPETEVKLEEQSEVTKLDEKTKEQEVEVKPEGQSVIREQVEQSEVAEQIEKPESVIPEIEVKLEEQSEVTKLDEKTEEHEVEVKPEGQSIIREQVEQSEIAEQIEKPESVIPVTEVKLEGQSELTKLDEKTEEQEVEVKPDGQSVIRKQAEQSEVAEQIEKPESVIPETEVKLEEQSEVSKLDEKTEEHEVEVKPEGQYEVSEQVEIKSTDEKRGQVAAITQVAQAEIKEDGGKSSLPEIIQKAGPEAEGTDLAEASLKEIVVEAEKGREEKEARTIKAEGEKIASDTVKEELAQPIKVEEVSNAASNAKITEKSFEGEKTVESVEPALENKKEEIPAIDETHKDGTIEGKLDEATTVVSEPVKESQDSVSEAKEEEETAKTNEENSEQEKVDEIAKSDTQNLEYSTQDAEDAKESQDLPREVPAKPTQKHSNNILTRVKQSLVKAKKAIIGKSPTPKTVSSDSKGDVKVNN from the exons ATGGCTACTGAGACTGCACCATCACATCAAACTCCTACTTCTGATCATGAG TCAATTGAGAACAAGGTGACCGAAGAAGTAAAGCCTGTAGAACCTGAAACTGTTTCCCTAGCCGGGAAACCTGAAGAAGAAGACCTCCAACCTAATGAACTAGCAAGTCAACCAACCCTGTTAGATAAATCAGAAGCAGTGGAAGATAAGGAGGTCGAGCCTCCAGCAGTTGTGGTTAAGAAGATTGATGGTGTTCCTGCTATCAATGTTCCAGTAGATGATAAAAAAGAGTTGGAAAAGGATTCTATTTCTGACTCACACACACCTAGTGTTCCGGCTCTGGTGGCCGATGTTGTTAATGGCGAACCAGTTGCTCCAGCTATACATTCTGTTTTGAAAGAAGCAGAAGAGCAACAATTATCAACATCCGTGGAGGAATTGCTACAGGAAAAACCAAAGATGGTTGATGTTCCAGTATCACTAGATGAAGCTATTGCAAAAACAGAGGAGCCATCAAAAGTTCTTCCTATCAAAGAGTCCGAACCAATTGAGGCAAAAGACAGTGAAGATTCAGCAGTGTCTAAAGAAGTTGACAAAGTGGAATCAATAATTCCTGAAGTTGAAGTGAAACTAGAGGAGCAATCAGAAGTTGGTAAACAAGTTGaagagccaaaaacagaagcaGCAACTAAGCAACCAAAGGAACCTTTGGAAGTTCTTCCTGTCAAATCAGAAGCAGTTGCGGTAAAAGATAGTGAAGATTCACAACTAGTGTCCAAAGAAGATGATAAGCCAGAATCAGAAGAACAATCCGAAGTCATTAAAGTTGAACCCAAAGAAAAATCAGTTGAAGTAATTGCCGAAACACAGGAGCCAGTGGAAGCTCTTCCTACCAAAGAATTGGAAGCAGTTCAAGTAAAAGATATTGACGACTCACAAGAATTGTTTAAAGAAGCTGATAAAGTAGGAACAATAGTTCCTGAACTCAGGGAAGTGAAACTAGAGTCTGAAGTCACTGAACATGTAGAAAAAACCGACGAACAATCTGTTGAGGCAATTAAGGAAACACAGGATTCATCGGAAGTTCATCCAATCAAAGAATCAGAAGCAGTTCCATTAAAAGATATTGATGATCTAGTAGCAGTGCCTGGAGTTGATAAACCACAACCAGTAATTCCTGAAGCTGATAAACCTGAACCAGTAGTTCTTGAAGTTGAGGTTAAACAAGAGGAACAATCTGAAGTCActcaacaaattgaaaaaccaGAATCAGTGGTTCCTGAGACTGAGGTGAAACTGGAGGAACAATCTGAAGTCACCAAActagatgaaaaaacaaaggaacaAGAAGTTGAG GTGAAACCTGAGGGACAATCTGTAATTAGAGAACAGGTGGAACAATCTGAAGTCGctgaacaaattgaaaaaccaGAATCAGTGATTCCTGAGATTGAGGTGAAACTGGAGGAACAATCTGAAGTCACCAAACTAGATGAAAAAACAGAAGAACATGAAGTTGAGGTGAAACCTGAGGGACAATCTATAATCAGAGAACAGGTGGAACAATCTGAAATCGctgaacaaattgaaaaaccaGAATCAGTGATTCCTGTGACTGAGGTGAAACTAGAGGGACAATCTGAACTCACCAAACTAGATGAAAAAACAGAGGAACAAGAAGTTGAGGTGAAACCTGACGGACAATCTGTAATCAGAAAACAGGCAGAACAATCTGAAGTCGctgaacaaattgaaaaaccaGAATCAGTGATTCCTGAGACTGAGGTGAAACTGGAGGAACAATCTGAAGTCTCCAAACTAGATGAAAAAACAGAGGAACATGAAGTTGAGGTGAAACCTGAGGGACAATATGAAGTTAGTGAACAGGTTGAGATTAAGTCAACAGATGAAAAGCGAGGACAAGTTGCTGCAATCACTCAGGTAGCTCAAGCTGAGATTAAAGAGGATGGAggaaaatcttctcttcctgaAATCATACAAAAAGCTGGTCCAGAGGCTGAAGGGACTGATTTGGCTGAAGCGTCATTGAAAGAGATTGTGGTAGAAGCGGAAAAGGgtagagaagagaaagaggcaAGGACAATAAAAGCAGAGGGCGAGAAAATAGCAAGTGATACAGTAAAAGAGGAACTAGCTCAGCCCATCAAAGTGGAAGAGGTCAGCAATGCTGCTTCAAACGCCAAAATCACTGAAAAATCGTTTGAGGGAGAGAAAACAGTTGAAAGTGTTGAACCAGCtttagaaaacaagaaagaggaGATACCTGCAATAGATGAAACCCACAAAGATGGGACCATAGAGGGAAAGCTGGATGAAGCCACTACAGTTGTCAGTGAACCAGTCAAAGAATCCCAAGATTCTGTGTcagaagcaaaagaagaagaagaaactgcAAAAACCAACGAAGAGAACTCTGAGCAGGAAAAGGTTGACGAGATTGCCAAATCTGACACGCAGAATTTAGAGTATTCTACCCAGGATGCTGAAGACGCAAAAGAATCACAGGATCTGCCAAGAGAAGTTCCAGCCAAGCCTACTCAAAAGCATTCAAACAACATTTTAACAAGGGTAAAGCAATCACTTGTAAAGGCAAAGAAAGCTATTATCGGGAAATCGCCAACTCCAAAAACCGTCTCCTCTGATAGCAAGGGTGATGTTAAAGTCAATAATTGA